A genomic stretch from Dissulfurispira thermophila includes:
- a CDS encoding potassium channel family protein, with protein sequence MEELKKRLILSALLITLIIGFGTAGYTIIEGWSILDSIYMTIITLASVGYKEVHELSYNGRIFTIILIIGGVGTVLYALNNGAKLILEGEFKEVFGRKRLEKKIRELKNHYIVCGYGRMGKIICRELRGKNIKFVVIEKKLDAFEERGDMLILEGDATRDEILREAGIERAKGLISVLPTDAENLFVVLSARELKPDLFIVARAGEEGSEQKLMRAGADRVVSPYHIGGLRIAHTVLKPAVVDFIEFATKSGNIDLQMEEITVQEESKLTGLTLDECGIGRELGIIIVAIKKHTGDMRFNPTFRTAIKAGDTLIALGEVSKLKILEDMAGVKR encoded by the coding sequence TTGGAAGAACTAAAAAAACGACTGATATTATCCGCACTACTTATAACTTTAATTATAGGATTTGGCACAGCAGGATATACGATAATAGAAGGTTGGAGCATCCTTGATTCCATTTATATGACCATAATAACACTTGCCTCTGTAGGATATAAAGAAGTGCATGAACTCTCATATAATGGAAGGATATTTACCATAATACTTATAATAGGTGGTGTTGGCACTGTACTTTATGCCCTTAATAACGGTGCAAAACTTATCCTTGAAGGAGAGTTTAAAGAGGTATTTGGGAGGAAGAGATTGGAAAAGAAGATAAGAGAACTTAAGAACCATTATATTGTTTGCGGTTATGGCAGAATGGGCAAGATAATATGTAGGGAACTCAGAGGAAAGAATATAAAATTCGTTGTGATAGAGAAAAAGCTTGATGCTTTTGAAGAAAGAGGTGATATGCTTATCCTCGAAGGCGATGCTACAAGGGATGAAATCTTAAGGGAAGCTGGGATAGAAAGGGCAAAGGGATTGATATCAGTGCTTCCAACAGATGCTGAGAACCTCTTTGTTGTATTGAGTGCACGAGAATTGAAGCCTGATCTTTTTATTGTTGCAAGGGCTGGAGAGGAAGGCTCTGAGCAGAAGCTTATGAGGGCGGGCGCTGATAGGGTAGTATCACCATATCACATTGGCGGACTTAGGATAGCTCATACAGTACTAAAACCTGCAGTAGTAGATTTTATAGAATTCGCAACAAAGAGTGGTAATATTGATCTTCAGATGGAGGAGATAACCGTTCAGGAAGAATCGAAGCTTACAGGTCTTACCCTTGATGAGTGTGGAATAGGCAGAGAATTGGGCATTATAATAGTTGCAATCAAAAAGCACACAGGAGATATGAGATTCAATCCAACATTTAGAACTGCGATAAAAGCAGGAGATACATTAATAGCACTTGGTGAGGTATCAAAGCTTAAAATCCTTGAAGACATGGCAGGTGTGAAGAGATAA
- a CDS encoding NapC/NirT family cytochrome c, whose amino-acid sequence MKKRRDIPESLMNLFEHLKGFILAAIVIVAVLGVIVGYRYYRYTQDEPEYCASCHLMKEAFAEWQKGKHRDVVCQTCHQLSILEQNQLLVAYVVKGNNQKFSQTHGREKPWKACRKCHIDEITQGAVTLNKSYGHARHVFMQKIDCKICHKGTVHNFNPNEDACQRCHQDKGVHGVGMEAFSCLKCHSFSEKTPSMIPKDRCIKCHTSVSTKGPMSGLFCHQCHKPHGEIKPTSATCVGQCHKNEASVGQHGFHIKKGLNCLNCHKAHLWIVGQDRAKTLCSKCHQFKDPKTFIY is encoded by the coding sequence ATGAAGAAACGCAGAGATATCCCAGAATCCCTGATGAATCTCTTTGAGCATTTGAAAGGATTTATTCTTGCTGCTATAGTGATAGTTGCTGTCCTGGGAGTGATTGTTGGCTATCGTTATTACCGATATACACAGGATGAGCCTGAGTACTGTGCATCATGTCATTTAATGAAAGAGGCCTTTGCTGAATGGCAAAAAGGCAAACACAGAGATGTGGTTTGCCAGACCTGTCATCAGTTGAGTATTCTTGAGCAGAATCAGCTTCTTGTGGCTTATGTTGTAAAGGGTAACAATCAAAAATTTTCTCAGACCCATGGTCGTGAAAAGCCATGGAAGGCATGCAGAAAATGCCATATAGATGAGATAACGCAGGGTGCTGTAACACTAAATAAATCATATGGACATGCACGGCATGTGTTTATGCAAAAGATTGATTGCAAGATATGTCATAAAGGGACTGTGCATAATTTCAATCCAAACGAAGACGCATGCCAGAGATGTCATCAGGACAAGGGTGTACATGGAGTGGGCATGGAGGCATTTTCATGCCTTAAGTGTCATTCATTCTCAGAAAAGACACCTTCCATGATACCAAAGGATAGGTGTATAAAATGTCATACCAGTGTGTCGACAAAAGGTCCGATGTCAGGGCTTTTCTGCCATCAGTGTCACAAGCCGCATGGAGAAATAAAGCCTACATCTGCTACATGTGTTGGTCAATGTCATAAGAATGAGGCATCTGTAGGGCAGCATGGATTTCACATAAAAAAAGGGCTCAATTGTTTGAACTGCCATAAGGCACATTTGTGGATCGTAGGACAAGACAGGGCAAAGACACTTTGCAGCAAATGCCATCAATTCAAAGATCCAAAGACATTTATCTATTAA